A stretch of DNA from Candidatus Saganbacteria bacterium:
GGAATTTCTACTCAAAAGCTTCACGCAAGAGGCCCGATGGGGCTTCCGGAACTTACAACTTATAAATATGTAGTCAGCGGCACCGGCCAGACAAGATGAAGCGCATAGGAATAATGGGCGGGACGTTCAATCCTCCGCATAATGGTCATTTGGCATTGGCAAAAGCGGCACTTGTAGAATTCGCTCTAGATGAAATCATATTTATTCCATCGGCAAATCCACCTCACAAAGATCCAAAAGATGTTATAGACAAAGAGCATCGCTTTAATATGGTTCTGATCGCGATCGGTAAAACTCCCAAATATTCCATTTCAAGGATCGAGCTCGATCGAAAAGGCATATCGTATGCTGTCGACACTTTTAACGGATTAGTTTTGAAATACAAGTCAAAAGTTAAACTTTTTTATATAATGGGCCTTGATTCCATAAACGAGATCTTGGATTGGAAAAAACCGCTCGAACTTTTCAAATTATGCGAATTTATTGTGGGGACCAGGCCGGGGACAAAGATCAGGACCTTTAAAAGGCTCGTTAAATTCCCGCCGCTTCAAAAAGAAGTCGACAAGATACATTTAATGGAATTAAAAGAAGATATTTCATCGTCGAATATCAGGAAAAGGATAAAAGAAGGCAAATCGGTCGCGGGCGTGCTCCCTCCAAAGGTATTAAAATATATTAAGGATAATAAGTTGTATAAATGAACATACCGCAATCCGAAAAAACAATTTTGCCAAACGGGTTAAAAGTTCTATCCGAGAGCATCCCAAGCCTTCGCTCGGCTGCTTTAGGGATCGTTGTTGGAGCCGGTTCTGCCGATGAATTGCAAGGAGAGGAAGGCCTTACTCATTTTATAGAACACATGGCTTTTAAAGGGACGCCGACAAGATCCGCTTTCCAAGTTGCGTCCGAACTTGATGCGGTTGGCGGAAGGCTTAACGCTTATACGAGCAAGGAAAATACAGTTTACTATGCAGTCGTTCTCGAAAGGCATCTGGATGTCGCGGTAAATGTTCTTACGGATATTTTCTTGAATCCGGCTCTTCGCGACAGTGATATTAATATGGAAAAGAGCGTGATCCTTGAAGAGATCAATATGTATGAAGATACTCCGGACGAGCTTATACATGATCTTTTCGCGCAAACGATACTCCATGGCCATCCGGCGGGCAAGCCGACATTGGGAAACAAAGAAAGCGTTTCAAGCTTCAAACAAGGTTCATTTTCAACTTATCGCAACAGGCTTTATCGTCCCGACAATGTGCTTATTTCTGCCGCGGGGGATATTACCCATAAAGAAGTTTTGGGTTTGGCGGAAAAATTATTTAAAGATTTTTCGGGAAATAAAGTTTCACAAAAGCTTGGCCTGCCACAGATAAAAGGCGAAATAAAAGTTAAACATAAGAAGACAGAGCAGGTCCATCTTTGTTTGGGCACAAAAGGGATATCCCAAATAGACGAAGACAGGTACGCATTTTCGATCTTAGAGACGATCTTAGGCGGGTCAATGAGCTCCTGGCTTTTCCAAGAGATCCGTGAAAAGAGGGGGCTTGCTTATTCTATTTACTCAACCTCACAACCGATGCGTGATTTTGGCATATTCTATGTTTATTCGGGAACCGAGAAAAAGAATCTTGAACAAGTGATCGAATTGATATTAAAGCAGCTCTCTAAGATGAAGAAAGAGGGGATGTCAAAAGAAGAACTAACCCGCGCAAAAGAACATATCAAAGGCGGTTTAGTTTTAGGGCTCGAGTCCTCTTCTGCCCGTATGAGCTATATTGCAAAGTCCGAATATTACCACGGCAGAACAATTACTGTTGAAGAAATATTCGAAAAAGTCGATAAAGTAACACTGGACGATATCATAAGGCTTGCAACAGAGTATTTCGTAGACAAATATCTGACCTTAACGATCCTAGGCGATATTACCGAATCCCCGGTCAAAACTTTAAGCTGTTAAAAATACGGCAAAAAGGCTATAATATTCATCATGAATTTGAAAGTACAAGTTAAGAAATTGCCTCATTTTGAAGGGTTGCCTCTTCCAAAATACATGAGCGAACACGCGGCAGGCATGGATCTTTATGCCGCGGTAGGGGATGAGGTAATTATAGGATCCGGCGATTGGAGGCTAATTCCAACCGGATTATCCATTGCGATCCCGTCAGGATTTGAAGCTCAAGTAAGACCAAGGTCAGGATTAGCTTTAAAGCGGGGAGTTTCAGTTTTAAATACCCCCGGAACCGTTGATGCAGATTATCGCGGCGAAGTCGGAGTCATCTTAATGAACCACAGCAAAGAACAATTGGTCGTCAAACGCGGAGACAGGGTCGCACAAATGATAATCAATAAGATCGAGAGGATCGAATTTGAAGAAGTGTCCGAACTTCCTTCGACCGAAAGAGGGGCGGGAGGCTTTGGACACACTGGAGTGTCACATGGCAAAAATTAAAGTTATAGTTAACGGGGCAAAAGGCAAAATGGGATCAGAGACCGTGAAAGCCGTTGAGAAAGAAGCCGATCTTGAGCTTGTGGCTCAACTTGATGTATCCGACGATTTATCTGGATCCATAAAAAAATATAATGCTGAAGTTGTAGTGGATTTTACGCATCCTGATGCGGCAATGGGGAATATTGGAAATATTCTAAACGCCGGGGCTAACGCAATTGTAGGTACAACCGGGCTCAAACCGGATGATCTTAAAGAAATAGCCAAACTATGTGAAAAAAATAAAGTTAATTGTTTGGTCGCTCCAAACTTTGCCATTGGCGCTGTGCTTATGATGCAATTTTCAAAAGAAGCCGCCAAGCATTTAAAGAATGTTGAAATAATCGAACTGCATCATCCGCAAAAAGTCGATAAGCCGTCAGGGACAGCTATTAAGACAGCCCATATGATAAAAGAAACGATTGGCGGGGGAGGTGAGGTCCCGATCCACTCTGTTAGACTCCCGGGGCTTGTAGCTTCTCAAGAAGTTATTTTTGGGGGATTGGGGCAAACATTGACTATACGCCACGATACGATCAATCGCGAGGCATTTATGCCAGGAGTTATTCTTGCCATCCGAAAAGTCAAAAGCCTAAAAGGTCTAGTTTACGGATTGGAAAACATCTTGTAAAAGTTCGGAACCGAGGTCATTTCCCTAAGACAGCTTCGATGTGATGATCTCCCGACTCGAAAATCGGGGCCAAGTTTCCGTCAATATTTTTACCGTCAACTATTAGCTGTTTAACTCCATGTGCCGCGTTTTCCGGGTTCCTTACAACAATAAAATAATTAGCTCCCCTGAATTGTTTTTTAATTTCAAACCCGTTCCATTTTTTCGGTATGCATGGATTGATCCTTAAACCATTATATTCCGCGCGGACGCCCAATATATACTGGATCCATGCGACATATGCCCAGGCGGCAGTGCCTGTAAGCCATGAATTGCGGCCAAGCCCGAATTGAGGATGTTCTTTGCCCAAAATATTCTGGCAATAGACATATGGCTCAACTTCATAGAGGTCGGCGATATCATTTTTCTTTGACGGCAATATTTGCGTTCCATATTGATATGCGCGGTCGCCATTGCCGACCATTGCTTGAGCTATAACCTGCCACGGATTTGTCTGGAGGAAAACCCCTCCATTCTCTTTGGCTCCGGGAGGATATGTTGTTGTTCCGCCAATTTTGAAGTCAAAATGGTTGTATGCGGGCGCGATCAAGACCAATCCGTATTTTGAATTGAGCATTTTGTGAGCAGAATCTAAAGCTAATTTTGATTTTTCTTCATCGGCAAACCCGGCCATTACAGCCCAGCTTTGGACTAATAAATATATCTTAGCTTTTTCATTTTGGTCGGAGCCTACTTTTTTTCCTTCGTCAGTATAAGCTCTCAAATACCATTTGCCGTCCCAGCCGTCTTTGTTGACGGCGGATTTGAATTGCTCGTGTAATTTTTTATATTTTTCTACAAGTTTTGGCTTTTTTATGACTTGGCAGAGTTCGATCATATCAAGAAGTGCACGCCCTAGAAGCATACAGCTCCAAACAGATTCTGCTTTGCCTTTTCCTGTATCAAGGTTTAGCGTATCGTCCCAGTCTGCCCATCCGGCAAGAGTTAGGCCATGATCTCCAGTGTGGGTTGCCGAAAATTCGATCGCCGCCTGCAAATGTTCAAGTACTGTTCCAACGCCGTTCAAGGATTTTACTTTTTCGTCTAGGAATTTAAAATTGCCGGTTTCTTTTATGTAAGCGCAAGTAGCGAGTATTGGCCACAAATGATCGTCGCTATACCATTTTGCCGACTTTTTGCTGCCTTCAACCGCATCTCCAATATCAATCTCTCCGGTTAATGGATAAAATTGATGGGCGGCATAGCCTTCTTTATATTGGATCTTCAATAATTTGATTATTGTATTCTTTGCTTCTTCTGGAATCGCATGCATAACCCCCAATGTATCTTGAGCCGTATCACGGAAGCCCATCCCTCGATTGACGCCAAGCTGATATAGCGATACAAAGCGCGACCAATTGAATGTTGATCTGCATTGATACTGGTTCCATGTGTTCAGCATTACGTTGACTTCGGTATCCGGCGTTTTGACTTCGATTTTGGAGATATATTCGCTCCACGACCTCTTTAAATTATCGAATGAAGCATGGACTGTGTTCAAATCCCTATATTTTTTGATCATGGGAAGTGCGACTTCAGGAGTTTCCGCGGTCCCTAGAATAAATACGATCTCTTTTTCTTCATTAGGGGCTAATTCAACTTCTATGCAAAGCGATCCAATGCCATTTCCGCGCAAGGCTTCCGAATTGGAGCATGTACCGTTTGTTACAGCGATAGGATTTAAAAGAGTTTTGTAGTTTCCGATGAATTTCTCGCGATCCGTGTCAAAGCTATGAACTTTTGCGTTTGTTGAAAAGAAAGTATAGCCCAAGGTTTTCATGAATGAGGTCCAGAATATAGAATTATTCTTGAATGTTCCCTGATTTATCTGCTGGCACCAGTCGACATTCGTTTGGTCTTTCATGGAATCATAAAAAGAAAATTCGGCGTAGCTAAAAAGCTTTAATTTGCGGGCTTTATTGTCTTTATTTTTGATCTTTACATGCCATAGTTCGAGCGCTTCATCTCCAGGCACGAAATAGGTGATCTTTGATTCAATGTTTTCATAAGTTGTTGTAATTGTCGTATATCCCAAACCATGCCGACATTCATAGTTCATTATTTCATCATTTTGGATTTGTGATTTGTTTGGGATTTGGGATTTGGAAATTGGGATTTGTGTTGTCGGCTGCCATGTAGGAGACCAATAGAACCCTTTTGATTCATCTTTTATATATACATATCGTCCTGGTTGGTCTACCGGTATCGAATTATAGCGATATCTTAGAAGTCTTTTATTTTTTGGATCGCGGTCGAAGGAATAGCCTCCGCCGGTATTTGAAACGATGCCTCCATATTGTCCTTTTCCTATATAATTGATCCATGGGGTCGGGGTATCGGGCCTTTCTATCACGTATTCGTTATTTTCTACGTCAAAATGTCCGAATTTCATGCTAATTAAATCTTCCTTTCATGTATTATTTCAAAATGGGATTAGGATTATATATTTCTAATGGAGGGGACGTAAAATACTTCATTTTTTGGATAATTTGTCTAAATGTCGCGACAATGCTTCGCTATTTTTAAAAGCTTTTCCCTTTTTACCTTTTGATAGCTTTTCAAGCTTAAGAAGTTCCTCATCGGAGAAGGCTTCGTCAACTGACTTAGGGGTGATAATTATTTTGTATCCGTCGTCCGCCACTTCGACATAATCACCCGGATGAAGGCCAACTCTTTTTAGCACCAAATTTGGGATCCTTAATAGATTTTCTTTCTTAATTTTTTCTACCATTTTATGCCCTCCAAAAATATTTATAAATTACCTGGAATTTCTCAAAACTCCTGTCGATAACATTATAGCACCCAATTATGGCTTGGGGCAAAGATGAGTTTTTAGGAAAAATATGAGGAAACAACATGGCAGCTTTTGAATGTAGAGTCCGAGCAGGGGAAACTGCAAACTGGAAATTGGTGAGGCAAAGAGCAACATTAGCAGGAGATCCTGCGAAATTAAGAGCGGGAGATAATCGTGTGAATTTGGCTGGAATTGTGGCTTTGCGAAGGATGGAGACGTTAAATGTATTTTAGTATTGTCCAAGGAATGGCATCGATCCCTTTTTTGATTGGGTAGCGAGAGGCGCTGGAATTAATAAACAGCGATTTGCCAAGTAGCATTTTTGTCTTTTTCAAACTGTTGATCCCCTTCAGGTCGCTATCCGTAATTTTTGAAGAGAGTTTTATTTCTATCGGATAAAGTTTGCCGTTTACATCAATTAAAATATCAATTTCTTCTTTTTCTTTGGTCCGGTAATACCAAACGGGGGGTTCCTGTCCTCGATTCCAGAAGCTCTTGATGATTTCAGAAAATACAAAAGTTTCAAATAGCGCTCCTGCCATTGCGCCATTCATTGTTGTTTTTGGGTCTTTCCAGCCAGTCAGATAGCAAGCTAGTCCCGTATCCAGAAAGTATAGTTTAGGAGATTTGATCAATCGTTTAGAAATATTATTATAATACGGCCGAAGCAAAAAGACGTGGCCGCTAGCCTCTAAAATACTTAACCATTCTTTGGCTGTGTTGACAGTTATGTCGCTGTTCCGGGCAAGATCGGAAAGATTTAAGAGTTGGGCTGTTCTGGCTGCGCAAAGCCTGATAAATTTTTCAAAACTCGATAAAGAGCCAACCCGAACCAAATCCCTTAGGTCGCGGTCAATATATGTTTGAATATAGGAGCCGTAAAACGTATCTAGTGGAAGAATATTTTTTCCAATGAGCTTTGGGAAAGACCCTCGAATAATAAGCGAGAATAATTCCATGAGCCGAGGTTTGGGCAGGCTCACGGGAAATTTGTTTTTCTCAAGGATATTCAGCAAACCGATAGATTTATTTCCTGTTTCTTCTGAAAGTGAAATGCCGCTCAATTTTAAGATGGCTACTCTGCCTGCCAAGGATTCGGACACGCCTTTCATCAGATGGAATTGCTGTGAGCCGGTCAGCCAATAAGAAAGCTTTCCTTTTGCGCGATCAACCCTGGTTTTTATGTAGGGCAATAGCTGCGGAGCATATTGTATCTCGTCAACGATCAATGGAGGCGGGTTTTTCTCAAGGAACAAAGCCGGATCGGATTTGGCGGCGGAACGGAATTCAAATTCATCGAGTGATACATATGCGTGCTTGCTCTTTTTGCTTAAGTGCTCAAGTAGAGTGGTTTTCCCTACTTGCCTGGGGCCTGCAAGCAGGATAACGGGAGATAATCGGCTTAGCTTAAGGATTAAATGTTCAAGCTGTCTTTTTTTGTACATATGGCTATTTTATACTACTACTATAAATTAGTCAAGTACGCGAGCCTTGCGAAGGGCGCACTGCGACAGAAACGACTTAGATAATCAACGCTTTATGGAGTGAAACCGCAAGATCTTTATTCTCAAACTTCAAAATACTTCCGAACAGTTGGAATGTCGCATAGATCACATGCCCTTTTCCGATCTTAGCCTCAAGAAGAGCATGGTGGCCGTCCTCGAACTTTTGCATCACTTCGACCGACTTTTTATCTTTAACCGAAACTATATCTCGAAAACCGCATGCGTAGGAGTTAGATTTTGGAATAAATAATTTATCTTTTATGATCTCCGTGTATCGATGCTCAACTTCAAGAAGTCTTTCCAGAAGAGGTTTTTCGTATAAATGTCCATGCTCGTCTTTTAGCCCGAACCTGCATTCGGAAATTAAAAATCCGCCGTTGTTCACAAATTCCATGATATTTTCGAATTGTTTTTCGCTTAAAAGGTATGGGTTTGCGAGAAGCAATCTTTTGTATGGCGGTATTTTTTCTTCAAATTCTTTGTCGAAAATAAAGTCGGCATGA
This window harbors:
- the dut gene encoding dUTP diphosphatase; translated protein: MNLKVQVKKLPHFEGLPLPKYMSEHAAGMDLYAAVGDEVIIGSGDWRLIPTGLSIAIPSGFEAQVRPRSGLALKRGVSVLNTPGTVDADYRGEVGVILMNHSKEQLVVKRGDRVAQMIINKIERIEFEEVSELPSTERGAGGFGHTGVSHGKN
- a CDS encoding glycosyl transferase — encoded protein: MKFGHFDVENNEYVIERPDTPTPWINYIGKGQYGGIVSNTGGGYSFDRDPKNKRLLRYRYNSIPVDQPGRYVYIKDESKGFYWSPTWQPTTQIPISKSQIPNKSQIQNDEIMNYECRHGLGYTTITTTYENIESKITYFVPGDEALELWHVKIKNKDNKARKLKLFSYAEFSFYDSMKDQTNVDWCQQINQGTFKNNSIFWTSFMKTLGYTFFSTNAKVHSFDTDREKFIGNYKTLLNPIAVTNGTCSNSEALRGNGIGSLCIEVELAPNEEKEIVFILGTAETPEVALPMIKKYRDLNTVHASFDNLKRSWSEYISKIEVKTPDTEVNVMLNTWNQYQCRSTFNWSRFVSLYQLGVNRGMGFRDTAQDTLGVMHAIPEEAKNTIIKLLKIQYKEGYAAHQFYPLTGEIDIGDAVEGSKKSAKWYSDDHLWPILATCAYIKETGNFKFLDEKVKSLNGVGTVLEHLQAAIEFSATHTGDHGLTLAGWADWDDTLNLDTGKGKAESVWSCMLLGRALLDMIELCQVIKKPKLVEKYKKLHEQFKSAVNKDGWDGKWYLRAYTDEGKKVGSDQNEKAKIYLLVQSWAVMAGFADEEKSKLALDSAHKMLNSKYGLVLIAPAYNHFDFKIGGTTTYPPGAKENGGVFLQTNPWQVIAQAMVGNGDRAYQYGTQILPSKKNDIADLYEVEPYVYCQNILGKEHPQFGLGRNSWLTGTAAWAYVAWIQYILGVRAEYNGLRINPCIPKKWNGFEIKKQFRGANYFIVVRNPENAAHGVKQLIVDGKNIDGNLAPIFESGDHHIEAVLGK
- the dapB gene encoding 4-hydroxy-tetrahydrodipicolinate reductase gives rise to the protein MAKIKVIVNGAKGKMGSETVKAVEKEADLELVAQLDVSDDLSGSIKKYNAEVVVDFTHPDAAMGNIGNILNAGANAIVGTTGLKPDDLKEIAKLCEKNKVNCLVAPNFAIGAVLMMQFSKEAAKHLKNVEIIELHHPQKVDKPSGTAIKTAHMIKETIGGGGEVPIHSVRLPGLVASQEVIFGGLGQTLTIRHDTINREAFMPGVILAIRKVKSLKGLVYGLENIL
- a CDS encoding insulinase family protein, with the protein product MNIPQSEKTILPNGLKVLSESIPSLRSAALGIVVGAGSADELQGEEGLTHFIEHMAFKGTPTRSAFQVASELDAVGGRLNAYTSKENTVYYAVVLERHLDVAVNVLTDIFLNPALRDSDINMEKSVILEEINMYEDTPDELIHDLFAQTILHGHPAGKPTLGNKESVSSFKQGSFSTYRNRLYRPDNVLISAAGDITHKEVLGLAEKLFKDFSGNKVSQKLGLPQIKGEIKVKHKKTEQVHLCLGTKGISQIDEDRYAFSILETILGGSMSSWLFQEIREKRGLAYSIYSTSQPMRDFGIFYVYSGTEKKNLEQVIELILKQLSKMKKEGMSKEELTRAKEHIKGGLVLGLESSSARMSYIAKSEYYHGRTITVEEIFEKVDKVTLDDIIRLATEYFVDKYLTLTILGDITESPVKTLSC
- a CDS encoding nicotinate-nucleotide adenylyltransferase encodes the protein MKRIGIMGGTFNPPHNGHLALAKAALVEFALDEIIFIPSANPPHKDPKDVIDKEHRFNMVLIAIGKTPKYSISRIELDRKGISYAVDTFNGLVLKYKSKVKLFYIMGLDSINEILDWKKPLELFKLCEFIVGTRPGTKIRTFKRLVKFPPLQKEVDKIHLMELKEDISSSNIRKRIKEGKSVAGVLPPKVLKYIKDNKLYK
- a CDS encoding ATP-binding protein; protein product: MYKKRQLEHLILKLSRLSPVILLAGPRQVGKTTLLEHLSKKSKHAYVSLDEFEFRSAAKSDPALFLEKNPPPLIVDEIQYAPQLLPYIKTRVDRAKGKLSYWLTGSQQFHLMKGVSESLAGRVAILKLSGISLSEETGNKSIGLLNILEKNKFPVSLPKPRLMELFSLIIRGSFPKLIGKNILPLDTFYGSYIQTYIDRDLRDLVRVGSLSSFEKFIRLCAARTAQLLNLSDLARNSDITVNTAKEWLSILEASGHVFLLRPYYNNISKRLIKSPKLYFLDTGLACYLTGWKDPKTTMNGAMAGALFETFVFSEIIKSFWNRGQEPPVWYYRTKEKEEIDILIDVNGKLYPIEIKLSSKITDSDLKGINSLKKTKMLLGKSLFINSSASRYPIKKGIDAIPWTILKYI